From the genome of Papaver somniferum cultivar HN1 unplaced genomic scaffold, ASM357369v1 unplaced-scaffold_10, whole genome shotgun sequence:
ACCTAATTTTGTGCTTAGGTCGAAGGAGGTCTTAAATGGTCAAACACTTGATTACTGTACAAACCCTAGTACTATATTTAGAAAGAGATGGTGAGACAGTCCTGAATTTGgaagaataaaagaagaagagaactttCAAGAGGTTTTAATGGAGAAGTTACCATTAGAAATCACAACAAACATacttcttctttttggcttacCAATAGTATCACAATTACGGTGCAGAGAAGTATGCAAAACATGGAAGACTTTGATACTAAAACCCAATAAGAAGCTTAAGATGGGTTTACTTTATGCTACAACTGATCAAATTGATGAAGCACGCTTCTATTTTTCAGAACAAAAtaagatgacgatgatgatgataaggTTAGTAGGACTAATCATGTTGATGAACAACTCCGCTATTTCGGAACACTTGAGTTAGATCGCTGTTCAACATCCAAAAGTTTCTTGGTTGGTTCTTGTAACGGTTTAGTTTGTTATGCCAGATTACTAACCTATGACATATTATTAGTGAAAATCTATATTTCCAATCTTGTCACCGGAGAGCACATTCAACTTCCGGTTATTAACTGGTTGTGAGGCTCAAAACCGGCTATTGGATTCGGATACAATAGTGTAAGTGATGAGTACAAGGTTGTCGTTCTGCAGAACAATAATGACCGAGATGTTTATGTGTATACCCTCCAAAGTGATACTGAGTGGAGATACCAAAAAAGTAAGAAACACCTTTTGTACCACTGGAGTGTTACACAATCAGCGGGTGTTCTTGCAGGTGCAGCTCTTCACTGGATGGATGAGCATAATAATATTATAGCTTTTGATTTGGAGTATGAGACCTTTGAATTTCTCCAATTGATACCCTCATCTTTTGGCCGTGGCGTTAGAAAACTCATGGTATTGGGAGGGAATTTGTGTGTTCTACAAGTACTTCCAAGTAAACATGTCGCGATATGGGAATCAAATCATACACAGGAACGCAGCGAGTATGCCTGCTCTTGGGTTACGAAGCTTACTATAGCATCGGATCGGGAAGACTGCAGCTGGGGCGACAAATGTGTGTTGTGGTACAATGCTGTTCTCTCTTGTTATGACCCTGAAACTAGAACTTTGAGAAAGCTAGATGAGACTTTGAAGAAATTCATGGGTGATTGTACGACGCCTTTGGTATATACCACCAATCGGGCAACTCCTCACATGAATAGCCTTGTTTCGCTGAAAGCGATTATGAACACAAGGGGTGGAAAGAATTAAGAAAAAGTTACTGCTCGTAGGTTACTCGTGTCAGCTTCCATTGTTTTTTGGTtcgttttctttttctgcttTTGGATTTCAATTGTAACCcaataatttccttctcttttttctttaatctttggtttttccaACATAAATACCATATTTCAAATTTGAATGCTTAGATCTGTACTATCAACAGTGACCTCTTGCAGCTAGTTATTTGAGAAGTTAATTGTGAATCAACTAAGAATAATTTAATTAGCCAGGTTGTTAAATAAGATTTATTACCTAGTACTGATGTTCCAGTGTTAACTAAACAATAAGGACATAAGAGATGAAGTGAAGAGGAGATGAATTTGGTTACACCACCAGCGCCATTCTTAGGAATCTATCAGGCATCAGCAGATCGCCCAATCTAATAGTTTCAAATAGCTCCCCAAAATATGGCTTACTTTAAGATGACATTAATAGCTCTATTAATATGTGTATCGCCACGAAAGCATGGAAATCCATCCCTTCACGGAGTATATAGTAATTTATTTCTTCGAAATATCTCTTGGTGCTCCAATACACACGTCCAAAATATGAATTAACCTTATAGTTTTCTGGCGGTACTCgtcatgagatggtgatgatcaTGGGAGGAGAATATGCGAGAGTAATGTGATGACCTCTGATGATATGTTCCTCCAATCATAAAAGCTACTGCTTGTCCACATTGCACAAAAGCTTTTCAAGCTTCCCCTGAGTAACCAGCAGAAAATTTTCCCTCTATATAAGAACAAAATCAAAAGAGTACAATATTCTATGGTGAATTTTCATTGACGCATGGACTTCACTTCCGAAAGACTTCTTAACAACTTTAGCTAATTCCATTGGAAATTTTAATGCAGCTATCCTCCCGCACTGATGAAATAGTATCTGGTATCAAAGGCTTCTGTTGCCTGATCAATTATGTCCTCCAACACTATTTGTACATCGTAATTCCATTGACCCGTCTGCTCGGGATTTCCTACTTATTCTGTTGGCAAGCGAATGGCGGCAAGAGACGTGAATGAAAGAAACAGCGAACCGAATAAAGGAGCTAAAATTATCACGGAAAATCTTGGTTTGGCGGCCTTCTGTGTTTAGGTCAAAGGAAGTCTTAGATGGTCAAATCAAACGCTTAACTCTTGGCAAACCCTAAAACGATGGTCAAATCGAACGCTTAACTCTTAGGCCAACCCTAAAACAAAGTCATTAGGGTACAAACATTCATTAGAAAACGTGCATATACATATAGGAAGAGAGTTAGACAGTCGTGAATGCGGCGAGACCTCGGAAGAAGAAAACTTTCAAGAGATTTATGGAGAAGTTACCATTAGAAATCACAGAAACCATATTTTCTCGTTTACCAAAAATCTCACAGTTACATTGCAGAGAAGTAGGTAAAACATGGGAAACTTCTCTTCCTAAACCCAAGACGGGTTTACTTTACGTTAAGGAGGCTGGTCAAACTAAAGCACGATTTTATTTTACAGAACAAAGTGATGATTATGAGGTTAGTAGTACTAATCATATCGATAAACAACTCtgttgtttcgaaaaacttaGTTTTTCAAACAGAAATTTCGTAGTTGGTTCTTGTAACGGTTTAGTTTGTTATGCCAGAATAGCAAACCACAACATCTTTTTGATTTAACTTTTATATTTGCAATCCTGTCACCGGAGAGCACATTCAACTTCCGGCGATTCAACGGTGGCCGGACTATATTTACAGCAGTGACTCAAATCCGGCGATTGGATTTGGTTATAGTCGTGTAAGTAATGAATACAAGGTTGTTCTTATCCCGGACAATGGTGAAGGGGAAGTTAAGGTGTGTACCGTCCAGGGTGGTGCTACTGAGCCTGTGTGGAGATCTTTGTGGAGAAACAAAGAAAGTTATAGACGCCTTTTGTCCCACTTGACTACTGTTTTACAGCCATCCGGTGTTTTTTCTGGTGAAGCTCTTAACTGGATAGAACAGGCCAGTACAAAACCTAAGGCTGTAGCTTTCGATATGGAACATGAAACGTTGAAGTTGCTACCATCAATACCTTTTGTTGGTCATGACGTTAAACATGTCGGGCTCATGGTATTAGAAGGGGATTTGTGTGTGATAGAAGTAGTCCCAAGTAAACATGTCACAATATGGCCATTTGGGAGTTAAAATATAGGAAGACCGTCAACTATTCACAGGGACAGTGCAGACACCTTTCCAGTTGGGAAATAAAGTTCACTTTAGCATGGGAAGACTACAGCTGGTTTCAGCCATTTCGGCTAACAAAGAGTGATGGATGTTTGTTGTGGTACAATGTTGTTCTCTCTTGTTATGATCCTGAAACTAAGTCTTTGAGAAAGCTAGATGAGACTATGAAGAAATTCATGGGTGATCTTACGCCTTATATACATACCACCAATCGAGCAACTCCTCACGTGAATAGCCTTGTTTGGCCAATAGAGATTACGAAGAAAAAAGGTGGAAAGTATGGCATGGAAAAATAACGAGCTCACAATTACATCCAAGCGACTAAGGCGTATACTCTTCATGTAACAGCCGAAAACCCCAACACAACAGTTTACAAAGACCGGCTATGAAAAACTCATCAATCTCAAAACATGTCGGACTATAGTATGACTCAGACTTCACTAAAACTGCTGAACAAAGTTTTATTCTGATAAaatgtagttgcggaaaatcAGCTGAAAAACCCCAACTTcaatttagaagaaaaaatattCCTTCTTCCATGATATAGATAACTGGAATGTTactgtaggatcgagcaagagagaggagaggatAAAAGAAAGCAAataaacgattacattgataatcagtttggtgtacattctctcatggcttaacaacctacttatagtctcacaaacttgacaatcactcaaagcactttcctaataaaaaaaactctaaataaagcacacttctagaaacacaaagaaactctaaacatagtaaAATTCTAAATACAGCaaccgacacaacttgctcttctagttaacTCGAACTTTCAAATATCGCATAGTGTGTCAACAGCgtatgttgatccaacttgactgcgtcaactgcagcagttgatccattcggactggatcaacatatgatgttgatccacgaaccaaatCCATACTCTAGTTATCTTCCAttatgtttttgttctttttcttttactgCTTTTAGAGTTCAATTGTATGAAACCCAATAAATTCCTTctccttttttatctttcctttttccaaCATAAATACCATATGTCAAATTTGAATGCTTAGGTCTGTTCTATCAACAATGATCTCTTGCAGCTAGTTATgtggagaaattttttgatgggggcgaaATCCGAAGGGGGCATGGAagacaaatgatatgttgacacatgtcTTTGATTCCCATGAATTCTATTtccaataataccaacaacaattaAGAAAACAAGTTTTCTGTCCAAAAATACATTTCTTTTATATTATTAAAAACAAAATTCATGGGAATCAAAGACATGTatcaacatatcatttgtcccccatgcccccttCGGATTTCGCCCCCGTGTGAGAAGTTAATTATGAATCAACTAGGAATAATTTAATAAACCAGGTTCTTAAATAAGTTCCCGAAAATAATGCAAGATTCATGACCTCGTACTGCATACATTCGTGCTGAAACCGtgtgttgagaaaattaagagagcATGTTGTCAGTTGGGACAATCGGCACAGTTTTTAGTGTACCTGTATATGCTTTGTTGGAGATTAGCAAAATCAATAAGGACCAGTAAAGATGGTGTGGAAGGAGATCATCTGAGAGATTAATGTAATGACCTCTGATGGGTGCCTCAATATCATAAAAGCTCCAGCTTGTTGCCCATTGCATAAAAGCTTTTCAAGCTCCCCTTAACGAgttgatcataaacacaaatttgaaAAAATTTCCCCTACTGgagaacaaaatccaaagagtttTACAATGTCCCTATGGTGAATTTCCATCGATGCATGAACTTCACTTCCGAAAGACTTCTTAACAACTTTAGTTAATACCATTGGAAAGTTTAATGCAGCAACGACCTGGCTCGTTGATATCTCTTCTTTATACACACTTCCATATCCTCCAGCACTAATGAAATATATGGTATCAAAGGCTTCTGTTGTATCAATTTATGTCCTTGAACACTATTTTTACATCCGTCTGCTCCAGATTTCGTACAAGTTCTTTGCGCTGCAGAATGGTGGCAGGAAATGGGAATGAAAAGAAATAACGAACCAAACAAGGAGCTAAGATTATCACAACAAGTCTTGGTTTGACGTTTTTTGTTTGCATGGGCACGGTTCAAAACCTCCAGAGACCGCACATAGGTCAAAGGACCAGTCGACTCATTTGACGAAATACTGATAAGACCACGCCTAATTTTGTGTTTAGGTCAAAGGAGGTCTTAAATGGTCAATCAAATGCTTAACTCTCTTGGCCAACCCTAAAACAAAGTAATTAGAGTAATCTACACCATTAGAAAGTTAGACACTCGTAAATGCGGCgaaaatttagaagaagaaaagaagaagaaatttcatGGAGAAGTTACCATTAGAAATCACAACAAAGATATTTTTTGGCTTACCGATAGTCTCACTATTACAGTGAGAAATATGCAAAATATGGGGAACTTCACTACCTCAACCCAAGATGGGTTTGCTTTACGTTAAGGAAAGTGGTCAACTAGAGCACGATTCTATTTTATAGAACAAAataattctgatgatgatgatgataaggttAGTAGTAATAATCACGTCGATGAACTCTGTTTGTTAAGGAGAACTTAGTTTTTCAAACAAAAGTTTCATTGTAGGTTCTTGTAACGGTTTAGTTTGTTATGCCAGAATAGTAACCTCTAACATCTTTTTGATAAACTTTTATATCTGCAATCCTGTCACCGGAGAGCACATTCAACTTCCGGCTATTAACTGGTGGGCGGACCGTATTTTCAACTGTGATTCGAATCCGGCAATTGGATTTGGTTACAGTCGTGTAAGTAATGAATACAAGGTTGTTCTTATCCGGGACAATGGTGACGGGGAAGTTAAGGTGTGTACCGTCATGGGTGGTACTACTGAGTCTGTGTGGAGATCTTTGTGGAGGAACAAATAAGGGGTAATTCGTGTTACCTCCCCTGGTGAAGattataatttgagttacctcccccgatgaagattataatttgagttacctcccttatataaataaaattagcaaaaccttCCTTCGTTAAGAATTCCGTCCAAAAGTCAGTTAGTTGAGTCACCAGATATATACAGGTGGACAAAACTAAACACGTGGTAATTAGCTTCCCAAAATACCCtcatcttcatttttcttcttcccagTAACAATTACAATACTAGCATACATTTAAGGTTTATTTCAGTCCATCACAGCAACAACATCTTGTACAGTAGAGAATAACAACCCAGACAAATTCAACATTAACTAGAGGAAGTTTTACTAATTTTATTTCTGTagggggaggtaactcaaattataatCTTCACCAGGAGAGGTAACGCAAATAACCCAACAAAGAAATTAATAGATGCTTTTTGTCCCAGTTGACTACTGTTTTACAGCCGGCCGGTGTTTTTGCTGGTGGAGCTCTTAACTGGATAGATCAGGCAAGTACAACACCTAAGGCTGTAGCTTTCGATATGGAAGATGAAACGTTGAAGTTTCTCCCATCAATACCTTTTGTTGGCCATGACGTTAAACATGCCGGACTCATGGTACTGGAAAGGAATTTGTGTGCTGTAGAATTAGTTCCAAGTAAACATGTCACAGTATGGGAGTTGAGATGTAGGAACACTCTCAACTATTCACAGGAATGGTGCGGACATATTTCCAGTTGGGATTATGAAGTTCAGTATAACATGGGAAGACTACAGATGGTTTCAGCCATTTGCGCtaacaaagaacgataaatgtttGGTGTGGTACAATGTTGTTCTCTCTTGTTATGACCTTGAAACTAAAACTCCGAGGAAGTTagatgagaatttgaagaaattcATGGGTGATTGTAAGCCTTTTATAAATACCACCAATCGAGCAACTCCTCACGTGAATAGCCTTATTTCGCCAATAGCGATTACGAAGAAAAAAGGCGGAAAGAAGAGAAAAGGTTACGAGGAAACAAAATGGAAAAAAACTTAGTGCTACTTTAGGTTTTATTCAAGTTATTAATCttctattgatgttttttttACTTTTCCTGCTTTTAAACTTCAATTGTAGCCAACATATTCATATTGAGAAATTTATGTATGGCATGGAAAAAAAACGAGGTCACATTTACGTCTAAGCGACTAAGCCATTTCCTTCAACGAGAAAAAAACCAAAACTCTACATGTCAATAGCCAAAAAAAAATCGCCAACACAACAATTCACAAAGGCCGGCTATGAACAACTCACCAATCTCAAAACATTTCAAACTATAGAGTTACTCGACTTCATTAAAACTGCTGAACAAAGTTTGATTCTGATAAAAGAAAACATCCATGGGTAAATTGGGTGTGCATACGCGGCACATTCTCAAACTTTCTAGccattttttttcaatataaatcttTCCTAGTCTAACGCCTAGCATgttactaaaagaaaaaaaaaggttattaggAAGTAATTTCCTGAGACCCCTTAGCCAAATATTCTCTTACTGCTATATACCCTGATTAATCGTTGGGTGAAATACAGATGTACCCCTGTTTTTTTTGGGCGCATACAGATGTATCCCCGTTTTTTTCACATTTACAAATGTACTCCTGTTTTGACCGTTTTTTTGAAGGAACGGCTAACGGAAAGTTAACCTCCATGTCAGCAGTTAAATCATCCAACTCACTTGCCAACTCGTCTATTCTTCCACGTAAGTTATGTACACGTTGCTGGTCCCTTAACAATCAACAGTGCTTCAAAGAGAACTGTAATTCCAAACTCAAATTGAACTTGTGTAAGTCTCAGCCTGTGGAGAAGACAATCAATCCttactattttcaaaattgttcACTTAACAATCAACAGTGCTCCAAAGAGAATTGTAATTCCAAACTCAAATTGAACTTGTGTAAGATGCAATAGTTATAGAAACAATAGTATATGAAGTATGCAAGGAATTCAAGCTAAATCTGCAAATGTAACTACAATAGTAATAAAAGACTATCTATTTCAGTAACTCTCCACTGTCTTATCTTAACATAACATTCCAGAAATTGTCTTAACATTCAAATATAAAATAGAGTCATCATAAACACAAACCAACATAAAATAGGTACATCTAAAGCTTCATATACTTCTTTGCTCTCTTCTTTCCTTTTGGGTTTGGAGCTGTAAAGGTTATGTTGTTGCTAACAGATCCAACATGGGTGTTGTGCTGACTGAAACTGGGCTGAGAGCAAGATTCATCACCTTCCTTTCTCATGACACCTTTGGATTTTGCAGAATATGTTGCAGCTGGTTGGGAAGATTGAGCAACGCTTGTTTGCGTCTTAGATCTGCTAGCACAAGGTTGAGAATTTGCAGCAGATGCACCTCCAGAATTTGCAGCAGCTTTAGCTTTGTACTTTCTCTTTGGTGGAGCTTCAACTGTTGTCTGCTTTGTGCCATCAACACATGTTCTAGGCTTGAATCCCTTAGGATTTCCTCCAACTGGACCACCAACACAATTTGATGAGTATTGACCTTCATTTTTACACCTACTACATCTTCTAGCCTTCTTCTGACCTCTTGGTTCATCATATGACAATATCCGCTTTTTCCTTGGCCTGCCTGGCTTTCTAATGTCTACTGGTGTCTTCATCATTTCTGGTTTTTCTGGCTGCAAAGAagtaagaataagaagaagaagaagataagagttaGAAAACTTGTGGAGGCTGTTATACTAGTACAATGAAACCCTAAAGGAATCTACTTTATTACCCTGATTTATTGCACAACAAACAATAAAGACAAAACATATAATATTTtaaacaaaaaatatttaaaattaaaTTTGCCTCTATCCAGTTAGCTACACCCTCTAGTAGATTGAAGTCAGGAGCATATGTCTTCTTGTAGTAGTCCACTGTGTAGTAAGGGCTACAATACCTACAATatataacaaaacaaaatggCCTTGGTTAAACAATGTCCAAGCAAAAATGTAATACAAACCAAAATGTACAAAGGGGTTCAAGTTTAGGAAACTAACTCAGCCCAGTTAGGTCTCATTGGAGCCAAAGCACATACATCATGCTGGCATGGAAATCCCCTTAACTCCCATTGCAAACAACTACAAAGTTTCTTCTCAAGATCCACAATAAAAACTTCTTCATGCACACTAATCACTTCATAGACTTTGTACTTCACAGCTGGAACCAACTTAAAATTAGGATTCAAAGCTATCATCTTTTCTATCaacttcattgctttaggaactATGTCACCATCTCTCCATTTTGCAGACTCATTTCTTCTCTTATACCAAGTATTCATCACCAGATCTCCATACATCAGGCCTAACTTGCAGATGGGCTTATCCCTCATCTTCTTTGCCATATTGTTGAAGGACTCAGAAAAGTTATTATTAAGGTGCTCACATTTGCTGTCTTTTTCGAAATGGGACCTGGACCAGGTTTGtggtttttcttctttcaagAGATACCAAGCAGCATCAGCATTCTCAGCCTTCATCTTGGCCATATGTTCCTAACACAAAAACAATGCTTATGGTTACATAACTTAAGAATTTTGAGGAAATATACTTAAACAAGTGAAATGTGCTTATGCATTACCTCAAAATGCTTTTTCTTGTAACATTTAGCTGCATTCCAAAGATGATTCTGCAAACTAAAACTCTTGTAGGTCTTCTTGAAGTTTGCAAGCAAGTGCCTGTCACATGTAAATTCAAATACATTATAGGATTATTACAAGTGATCTAGAAAGAAAAAAGGGAATAGTAATCTGAAATCATACACATTATACCTAAAACAATATCTGTGTTCATCTAAAGGAAAGTGATAGTCAACACCCTCCAAGATTCCCTTTTGCTTGTCTGAGATGAAACAGATACGCACACCATCTTCATCTACCAGAGGCTTCAAATCTCCAAGGAAAATCTTCCAATTTTCTATGGTTTCATTCCTACACACCATTATACCTAGCATAACTAAGCCATTCTGACCATCCAGACCTGATTGCATATAAAAGTGAATTATAATCCAAAAtgacatataaattgaattacaAGAATGTATaagtgaagaaaaagaagaatttacCTGTTGCACATAGCATCACACCACCAAACTTTCCATTCAAGTGACAAGCATCCAAGCCAATGACCCTTCTACAGCCAGCCTTCCACCCCTTTATTGCAGGAGCAAATGATATGGTTAAAGAAAGGAACGTATTGTCTAGAGTGCCATATGAGAAAGAACAATGGCTTCCTGGGTTTCTCTCTGCATACAACATAGTAGAATTAATAACTAAcaagaatgaaaaatgaatattaTTTGCAAAAACAACTAACAAGAAAAAATAATGTGATAAGAGTAACATTACCTTAACCATTTCACAAAAGTTAGGAACTTGTTGGTAACTCTTCTCATAACTCCCATATAGCTTCTCCAACACCATAACCCTTGCCCTCCATGCAGTATGGTATGCAATGGTGACCTTTGTGTCCCTTTTAAATTGTGCTGCTAAGTCATATGGACAAGGTATTTCTGCATCACAACCTGTCTCCTTTTTTTTCCATGTACCAATCAGCTACATAAGGAGGAATTGCACTTCTGTTGTACCCATCTCCACGACCTTGGTGGTTGTGTTCTATATTATACCCTGAGTGTAAAGGTGTCTCCTTCACCTTTTCGCTTGATGCCATATATAAAGAACTTACATTCCGTCTTCTCTCACAATTAACACATACTGCTCTTTGTTGCTTATTATCACATTTATTCCATACCAATTCATGTCCATTCATTACACAGAAATGCCTAACATGTTTCTTAAATTCATTTTTATCTACATATTTGGTACCAACTACAAGTTTAGTAGGATTAAATTCCTCACCTATCTCCTCTTGGAACaagtcttcctcttcttcttgccTAAAGTGCTCTGCATATTCTTTCTCAAACTCTGCTGTGGGACAGGGCTCATTAGCTTGAGGTCCATTAAACTGGTGAGGTGCATTACATTCAGGCCCACCTGGTTTAGCTTGTTCTTGTCCacctaacaaacaaacaaacaaatcctACCAGTCAGTACCTTCATCTTAACTTGTTTTGAAAATACAATAACTAACAATAATGAACTGAAACAAATTAAACAAGCATATTATTaccttcatcttctccatcagaACTCACTATATCCCCATAATGATCCTCTGAAACAACACACAAAACAACCATACAAAATTCATTTTTAAGATACTTGAGATACTATaacaaacacaaaacaaaaacaaaacaaacaatcaaataccCAAGAAAAGAGAACATTACCTTCATTGTCATTATCAACCTCCACCTCACCAAAGTTAGGATCATCAAAATTATCTGCCAAGCCACCATCCGCAGCCTTTATCAAAAATTCCTCATAGTCCTATGCATGTTGTTCTTCATTATCATACCCACAGTTGAAGTTTTCTAAATCCTGCTCAGGGTGACACTCATCAGGTTCTTCATTTGGAAGTTGTACAACATACTGATCATCCTCAACAACGCTTGCTTCCTGTGTTGCTTCAAACCAAAAGTCATGATTAAATGTTTCAAATTGTTCTTCAGGTATGTTACCAGCTACACTAGACTGTGTTTGTTGTGTAAATTGAGGAACATATACTTCTTCTTTATCTAAGTCAAAGTATAACTTCTTGTTTGCTGCATgacattggttcttcttcttagaTAGTCTAGGACTTGTTCTTATAGGAATTTGCTTGGTTTTGCTCACTGGTTTCTTTGGTGTTGAAGACTTTGTTGGTGTCAAATACTTGTGTGGAATAGCTACCTCTGTTAACCCTTCATAATACTCATGTGGAATGATAACTTGCATATCCAGTGTAGTCCAATTCTCATGTACTTCTGCATTATCCCAAAACCTCCAAAATTCTTCTTCAGTAAGCAATGAATCTGGTAAACAGGGGTCACTATACCATATTAAATCCACTTCCTCATTAGGCTGCAATCTAATTAGGGGCTTGATCTTTTCTTTCAATTGAAGGAGACCCATATCTGTTCTAGCTAACCCTTTGAATTCAAAACTCATCACAGTGTTCATAACCTTCACCTTTATGTCTCTCTTAAGAAACTTATCTTCAACTTCAGGTCTGCACCAAATGTACATAAACAGTATTAGTTCAAACATTCATATACAGAAACACATACATATATATAAGAGATTCATGTTCAAAAATGAGAGATTCCACAATGAAATAACAATCACTGGTTGCTTTTATAACATTATAATTTTTTCCACAAGCCATATACATAAAGACATTTTCATTTGCAGATTATTCACTGGAAGTTTCTATAACAATTTTTGCACGTTTCATTTGAGTAAATTAAATTCCATCTTTCAAAGAGAATAGTAATAGCAACAGTAATCAAAAAATAAACCCAAAATCCATACATCTACTGTCATACACACAACAccatttaatcaaaaaaaaaaatacatacaataACAGTTTCTAAATTAAACAGAACACCCTATAATCAAAACATGTACAGAACACCCATAAATCAATAAAGTTTCAAAATCGTAAAAAAAATTACCCTAGAAATAAACCCTAAAACTGTATTTCACTCAATAATCATGAACTCTAAGAAGACTCAAAatcgaaaaaaat
Proteins encoded in this window:
- the LOC113326164 gene encoding uncharacterized protein LOC113326164; this encodes MNGHELVWNKCDNKQQRAVCVNCERRRNETGCDAEIPCPYDLAAQFKRDTKVTIAYHTAWRARVMVLEKLYGSYEKSYQQVPNFCEMVKGWKAGCRRVIGLDACHLNGKFGGVMLCATGLDGQNGLVMLGIMVCRNETIENWKIFLGDLKPLVDEDGVRICFISDKQKGILEGVDYHFPLDEHRYCFRHLLANFKKTYKSFSLQNHLWNAAKCYKKKHFEEHMAKMKAENADAAWYLLKEEKPQTWSRSHFEKDSKCEHLNNNFSESFNNMAKKMRDKPICKLGLMYGDLVMNTWYKRRNESAKWRDGDIVPKAMKLIEKMIALNPNFKLVPAVKYKVYEVISVHEEVFIVDLEKKLCSCLQWELRGFPCQHDVCALAPMRPNWAEYCSPYYTVDYYKKTYAPDFNLLEGVANWIEPEKPEMMKTPVDIRKPGRPRKKRILSYDEPRGQKKARRCSRCKNEGQYSSNCVGGPVGGNPKGFKPRTCVDGTKQTTVEAPPKRKYKAKAAANSGGASAANSQPCASRSKTQTSVAQSSQPAATYSAKSKGVMRKEGDESCSQPSFSQHNTHVGSVSNNITFTAPNPKGKKRAKKYMKL